Proteins from a genomic interval of Bradyrhizobium sp. G127:
- a CDS encoding glycosyltransferase family 4 protein codes for MPETSNSPLRILHAVRAPVGGIFRHILDLAAGQAERGHEVGILADSLTGGERADTALKELGPKLKLGVFRLAIRREPHPIDTVASLHFLRLVRSLKLDVLHGHGAKAGAFVRLKGKSKKTIRVYTPHGGSLHYPPNTLKGAFYARLERALMNRTELFLFESAFARDTYERVVGRPAGLVRCVFNGVTASEFDPVPLAEDATDLVYVGEFREIKGADLLIQAVARLRADGKPVTLTLAGDGEETAALKALIKRLNIEDAVRFIGHVRARYGFSKGKLLVVPSRGDSMPYVVIEAAAAGVPMIAASVGGIPEILGPHTSGLFVASSVGALADAIETALGDIGAARERAKSLRERIFIHFSQKAMVEGVLDGYRDAFNAR; via the coding sequence ATGCCCGAGACGTCCAATTCGCCGCTCCGCATCCTGCACGCCGTTCGCGCGCCTGTGGGGGGAATATTCCGTCATATTCTCGACCTTGCCGCCGGACAGGCCGAGCGCGGACATGAGGTCGGTATTCTCGCCGACAGCCTCACCGGCGGGGAGCGTGCGGACACCGCGCTGAAGGAGCTTGGCCCGAAACTCAAACTAGGCGTCTTTCGCCTCGCGATCCGCCGTGAGCCTCATCCGATCGATACGGTGGCATCGCTGCATTTTCTTCGTCTCGTGCGATCCCTCAAGCTGGATGTTCTGCACGGTCACGGCGCGAAGGCCGGCGCCTTCGTCCGCCTGAAAGGAAAATCCAAAAAGACGATCCGGGTTTACACCCCGCACGGCGGCTCCCTGCACTATCCGCCGAATACACTCAAAGGCGCGTTCTATGCGCGGCTCGAACGCGCACTCATGAACCGAACAGAGTTGTTCCTGTTTGAAAGCGCTTTCGCGCGCGACACCTATGAGCGCGTGGTCGGTAGACCCGCCGGTCTGGTCCGCTGCGTCTTCAACGGCGTGACCGCGTCGGAGTTCGATCCAGTGCCGCTCGCGGAAGATGCCACCGACCTGGTCTATGTCGGGGAATTCCGGGAGATCAAAGGCGCCGACCTGCTGATCCAGGCGGTGGCGCGGCTTCGGGCCGACGGCAAACCCGTCACCCTGACGCTCGCCGGCGACGGCGAAGAGACGGCAGCGCTGAAAGCCCTCATTAAGCGTCTGAACATCGAGGACGCAGTCCGCTTCATCGGGCACGTCAGGGCGCGTTATGGTTTTTCGAAGGGCAAGCTGCTGGTCGTTCCATCGCGCGGCGACTCCATGCCCTATGTCGTGATCGAGGCCGCCGCTGCAGGTGTTCCCATGATTGCCGCAAGCGTCGGTGGCATTCCTGAAATTCTCGGGCCGCATACGAGCGGACTTTTCGTCGCGAGCAGCGTCGGTGCCCTTGCAGATGCGATCGAAACAGCGCTCGGCGACATCGGTGCCGCTCGCGAGCGCGCCAAAAGCCTTCGCGAACGGATCTTCATCCACTTTTCCCAGAAGGCCATGGTCGAAGGCGTCTTGGACGGCTATCGCGATGCATTCAACGCGCGTTAA
- a CDS encoding undecaprenyl-phosphate glucose phosphotransferase → MEPIDVRTMMNAATAGAATMGDADGAPRPERRKRLSPAALAVANEKVRKAYSTVVISGIVRIVDFLLLSVVGLALYLWYVTPIDGFSWQYTAAVLAVAACAVISFQAAEIYDVQVFRGQIRQMTRLASSWAFVFLLFIGASFFAKLGGTISRVWLSAFFFGGLSALFAERLILRALVRRWAREGRLDRRTIIVGSDENGENLIRALKAQDDSDIQILGVFDDRNDSRALETCAGEPKLGKIDDIVEFARRTRIDLVLFALPISAETRILEMLKKLWVLPVDIRLSAHTNKLRFRPRSYSYLGKVPTLDVFEQPITDWDMVLKAAFDRVVGAIILVLLSPVMAIVALAIKLDSPGPVLFLQKRYGFNNERIDVYKFRSLFHDQADPLASKVVTKGDKRVTRVGRFIRKSSLDELPQLFNVVFKGNLSLVGPRPHAVQGKLQSRLFDEAVDGYFARHRVKPGITGWAQINGWRGEVDSEEKIQKRVEFDLYYIENWSVLFDLYILFKTPFALIKGENAY, encoded by the coding sequence TTGGAACCCATCGACGTCCGAACCATGATGAACGCCGCGACGGCGGGAGCCGCGACCATGGGCGACGCCGATGGCGCACCGCGGCCTGAACGCCGCAAGCGGCTGTCTCCTGCCGCGCTCGCGGTCGCCAATGAGAAGGTGAGAAAAGCCTACTCGACGGTCGTCATCAGCGGGATCGTCCGCATCGTCGACTTCCTGTTGCTGAGCGTGGTCGGCCTTGCTCTGTATCTCTGGTATGTGACGCCCATCGACGGCTTCTCATGGCAGTACACCGCCGCCGTCCTCGCGGTCGCCGCCTGCGCGGTGATCAGTTTTCAGGCCGCCGAAATCTACGACGTTCAAGTGTTCCGCGGACAGATTCGCCAGATGACGCGGCTGGCGTCGTCATGGGCCTTCGTCTTCCTGTTGTTCATCGGCGCCTCGTTTTTCGCAAAACTGGGCGGCACCATCTCTCGCGTCTGGCTGTCGGCGTTCTTCTTCGGCGGCCTCTCGGCGCTGTTCGCGGAACGGCTCATCCTGCGCGCCCTCGTCCGCCGCTGGGCCCGCGAAGGCCGGCTCGACCGCCGAACGATTATCGTCGGCTCCGACGAGAACGGAGAGAACCTGATCCGCGCGCTCAAGGCCCAGGACGATTCCGACATTCAGATTCTCGGCGTATTCGATGACCGAAATGATTCCCGTGCACTGGAGACATGCGCCGGCGAACCCAAACTCGGCAAGATCGACGATATCGTCGAGTTTGCCCGCCGGACCCGGATCGATCTCGTGCTGTTCGCGCTGCCGATCTCCGCGGAGACACGCATTCTGGAGATGCTGAAAAAACTGTGGGTGCTGCCGGTCGATATCCGTCTCTCAGCCCACACAAACAAGCTGCGCTTCCGGCCGCGCTCCTACTCCTATCTCGGCAAGGTTCCGACGCTCGATGTGTTCGAGCAGCCGATCACCGATTGGGACATGGTGCTGAAGGCGGCATTCGACCGGGTGGTTGGTGCAATCATTCTGGTGCTGCTTTCCCCGGTCATGGCGATCGTCGCGCTTGCCATCAAACTCGACAGTCCTGGCCCGGTGCTGTTCCTGCAAAAGCGCTACGGCTTCAACAACGAGCGCATCGACGTCTACAAATTCCGCTCGCTGTTTCACGACCAAGCAGATCCGCTGGCCTCCAAGGTGGTCACCAAAGGCGACAAGCGCGTCACCCGCGTTGGCCGCTTCATCCGCAAGAGCAGTCTCGATGAACTGCCGCAGCTGTTCAATGTGGTCTTCAAGGGCAATCTTTCGCTGGTCGGGCCGCGGCCCCATGCAGTGCAGGGCAAGCTTCAAAGCCGGCTGTTCGACGAAGCCGTCGACGGATATTTCGCGCGCCATCGCGTGAAGCCTGGAATTACGGGCTGGGCGCAGATCAACGGCTGGCGGGGCGAGGTCGACAGCGAAGAGAAGATCCAGAAGCGCGTCGAGTTCGACCTGTATTACATCGAGAACTGGTCGGTGCTGTTCGACCTTTACATCCTCTTCAAGACTCCATTCGCCCTGATCAAGGGTGAGAACGCTTACTGA
- a CDS encoding O-antigen ligase family protein produces MAFAAADYALPAAATPPGITAIQRLLMWGVGAGGAIVFIEPSPYELVTLVSVIFFFATGLRMRPVFLALLILLFLLNIGYTICSVYLMDKKEILNWILTSWYMAITSLFFAMVLSEDTASRLEFLRRGLIFGALIASLAAVAGYFHLVPGGYDLFTLYSRARGTFKDPNVLGAYLILPALFLLQTVVTQSFWKSVRSAVALGIVSLAVLLAFSRASWGQLVICSAFMLVLMYLTTPSQKQRTRIVTVAIAAAICAALLLVVLLSLDSVSNLFQERASFNQSYDTGRFGRFGRHALGFQMALELPLGIGPLQFTRFFPEDTHNSFLNAFMSGGWIAGIAFPALIFTTVVMGFKLIFVRVPWQRTYLAIFAAFVGTVGEAFIIDVDHWRHFWMMLGTMWAMFAAAHAYSYQARKHAAQVR; encoded by the coding sequence ATGGCATTCGCAGCGGCAGACTACGCCCTTCCCGCGGCTGCGACGCCGCCCGGCATCACGGCCATCCAGCGTCTATTGATGTGGGGCGTCGGCGCTGGCGGCGCTATCGTTTTCATCGAGCCCAGCCCCTACGAACTCGTGACACTGGTGTCGGTCATCTTTTTCTTCGCCACGGGCCTGCGCATGCGCCCGGTCTTCCTCGCGCTGCTGATCCTGCTATTCCTGCTGAACATCGGCTACACGATCTGCTCGGTGTACCTGATGGACAAGAAGGAGATTTTGAACTGGATTCTGACCTCGTGGTACATGGCCATTACCTCGCTGTTTTTCGCGATGGTGCTGTCCGAGGACACGGCCAGCCGGCTTGAATTTCTTCGGCGCGGCCTGATTTTCGGGGCACTGATCGCCTCGCTCGCTGCCGTCGCGGGATACTTTCACCTTGTGCCAGGTGGATATGACCTGTTCACCCTGTACAGCCGCGCACGCGGTACATTCAAGGATCCCAACGTGCTGGGCGCCTATCTGATCCTGCCCGCGCTGTTCCTGCTGCAAACCGTCGTCACGCAATCTTTCTGGAAATCGGTTCGAAGCGCGGTGGCGCTCGGAATTGTCAGCCTCGCGGTGTTGCTGGCGTTCTCGCGCGCCTCCTGGGGCCAACTGGTGATCTGTTCGGCCTTCATGCTGGTGCTGATGTACCTGACGACACCGTCCCAAAAACAGCGCACCCGCATCGTGACCGTGGCAATCGCGGCTGCGATTTGCGCGGCGTTGCTGCTGGTCGTGCTGCTGTCACTCGATTCCGTCAGCAACCTCTTTCAGGAGCGCGCCAGCTTCAATCAGAGTTATGACACCGGGCGCTTCGGGCGCTTCGGGCGGCACGCTCTGGGCTTCCAGATGGCCCTGGAATTGCCGTTGGGGATCGGACCGCTTCAGTTCACCAGGTTCTTTCCCGAGGACACCCACAACTCATTCCTGAATGCATTCATGTCCGGCGGCTGGATCGCGGGGATCGCCTTCCCCGCACTAATTTTCACGACGGTCGTCATGGGCTTCAAGCTGATCTTCGTCCGCGTGCCGTGGCAGCGGACTTATCTCGCGATCTTTGCCGCGTTCGTGGGGACAGTCGGCGAAGCCTTCATCATCGACGTCGACCACTGGCGTCACTTCTGGATGATGCTGGGAACGATGTGGGCGATGTTCGCCGCCGCCCATGCCTACAGCTATCAGGCCCGCAAACACGCAGCGCAAGTACGTTAG
- a CDS encoding polysaccharide biosynthesis/export family protein yields MLRSRARLACLVLALIVSGCMRTAAPVAAVDDGSLDAIAYGKVQPVRAMEVATTPVPPVYAYAAHDEPYRLDAGDRLRIVVYGQEGLTNTYTVDAGGSITMPLIGAVRARGMTPAQLAAAVTSRLKNGYLREPYVAAEVETYRPFFILGEVAAPGQYPYVPNMTIESAVAIAGGFTPRALRSSIKLTRMGEAGTAQAVVPPGTLLKPGDTVVVAERWF; encoded by the coding sequence ATGCTGCGCAGCCGCGCGCGCCTCGCCTGTCTTGTTCTTGCGCTCATCGTCTCGGGCTGCATGAGGACGGCTGCGCCGGTCGCCGCCGTCGACGACGGCAGCCTCGATGCGATCGCTTACGGCAAGGTACAGCCGGTGCGCGCGATGGAGGTTGCGACAACTCCTGTCCCGCCCGTCTACGCTTATGCCGCCCACGACGAGCCATATCGGCTCGATGCGGGCGACCGGTTGCGGATTGTGGTCTACGGCCAGGAAGGCCTTACCAACACCTATACCGTCGACGCCGGTGGCTCGATCACAATGCCGCTGATCGGTGCGGTGCGCGCGCGCGGCATGACGCCGGCCCAATTGGCCGCCGCAGTGACATCGCGACTGAAGAACGGCTATCTGCGCGAACCCTATGTCGCAGCAGAGGTGGAGACCTACCGCCCGTTCTTTATTCTCGGAGAAGTTGCCGCACCCGGGCAATACCCCTACGTGCCGAATATGACGATCGAGAGCGCCGTCGCCATCGCAGGCGGTTTCACGCCCCGCGCGCTGCGAAGCAGCATCAAATTAACCCGCATGGGCGAAGCTGGTACCGCTCAGGCTGTCGTGCCGCCTGGCACGCTCCTGAAACCCGGGGACACGGTCGTTGTCGCCGAACGCTGGTTCTGA
- a CDS encoding DUF1236 domain-containing protein translates to MRNSLLITTAMAALIGSAGIATAQAPSNAPNAPAATQSAPSTTQGAPAERAAPMNRGESPSGMKGGQAEMPREGGSAQRAQDNARDGMKSKGAETTQDQKGGKAATDSTMDKSKNGMKADQKNAAEGKAGTTTGQAGAGAKLSSDQRTTIRTSITKQNIKPVTNVNFSISVGTRVPRTVSFHPLPAEVVTIYPDWRGYEFFLVGNEIVVVNPRTMEIVAVLDA, encoded by the coding sequence ATGAGAAATAGCCTTTTAATTACGACAGCCATGGCTGCTTTGATCGGCTCGGCTGGCATTGCGACGGCGCAAGCTCCCAGCAACGCACCAAACGCTCCGGCTGCAACTCAATCCGCTCCGTCCACAACACAAGGCGCGCCGGCCGAGAGGGCCGCGCCGATGAATCGCGGAGAGTCGCCAAGTGGAATGAAAGGCGGCCAGGCTGAAATGCCTCGTGAGGGCGGTAGCGCCCAGCGAGCGCAGGACAATGCGCGCGATGGTATGAAGTCGAAGGGCGCCGAGACGACCCAGGATCAGAAGGGTGGCAAGGCCGCTACGGATTCGACGATGGACAAGTCGAAGAACGGCATGAAGGCCGATCAGAAGAACGCTGCCGAAGGCAAGGCCGGCACCACAACCGGTCAGGCCGGCGCCGGTGCGAAGCTGTCGAGCGATCAGCGCACGACCATTCGCACGTCTATCACCAAGCAGAACATCAAGCCTGTCACCAACGTCAACTTCTCGATTTCCGTCGGCACGCGAGTTCCCCGGACCGTGAGCTTCCATCCGCTGCCCGCGGAAGTGGTGACCATTTATCCTGACTGGCGCGGATATGAATTTTTCCTCGTCGGCAATGAAATCGTGGTGGTGAATCCCCGGACGATGGAAATCGTCGCCGTGCTGGACGCTTAA
- a CDS encoding acyl-CoA dehydrogenase family protein, with protein sequence MDIQFTEEQELLRSSIQRLLRDQYDFDTRRKIVATEDGWSRKHWSAFAELGLLAAPFSEASGGLGGGPLATMIVMQEFGRHLVVEPYFETVVLAGGLIESQGTDAQREALLPPIMAGEAIWALAWTEGKSRYDLNNVSTTAKRSGDNYILNGAKAAVIGAPWADKLIVSARTSGGPRDRVGVSLFIVDRQSAGLHLQSFKTIDGRRAAEITFKDVSIPAISLLGKEGEGVVALEACRDRAIAALCAEATGAMDVLNASTLEYTKTRKQFGVTLGTFQVLQHRMVDMFIALQEATSLMQHLNLTVAEGDPQASKLASGTKSKVGEAARFVGEQAIQLHGGMGMSDELNVGHYFKRIAAINIQFGDPTYHLLRYARAA encoded by the coding sequence GTGGATATTCAGTTTACAGAAGAGCAGGAACTCCTGCGCAGCAGCATCCAGCGTCTGTTGCGGGACCAGTATGACTTCGACACACGCCGCAAGATCGTCGCGACCGAAGACGGCTGGAGCCGGAAGCACTGGAGTGCTTTCGCCGAGCTCGGTTTGCTGGCGGCGCCGTTTTCCGAGGCGTCCGGTGGCCTCGGCGGCGGTCCGTTGGCGACGATGATCGTGATGCAGGAATTCGGCCGTCATCTCGTCGTCGAGCCTTATTTTGAAACCGTAGTGCTGGCAGGTGGCCTGATTGAAAGCCAGGGGACCGACGCGCAGCGCGAGGCGCTGCTGCCGCCGATCATGGCGGGTGAAGCGATTTGGGCGTTGGCCTGGACCGAGGGCAAGTCGCGCTACGATCTCAACAATGTCAGCACGACTGCAAAGCGCAGTGGCGATAACTATATTCTGAACGGCGCCAAGGCGGCGGTGATTGGCGCGCCGTGGGCCGACAAGCTCATCGTGTCTGCGCGAACGTCGGGCGGTCCGCGCGACCGCGTCGGCGTCAGCCTTTTCATCGTGGACCGGCAGTCGGCGGGACTTCATCTGCAAAGTTTCAAGACCATCGACGGCCGGCGCGCGGCGGAAATCACGTTCAAAGACGTCAGCATTCCGGCGATCAGCTTGCTCGGGAAGGAAGGCGAGGGCGTCGTGGCACTCGAAGCATGCCGGGATCGCGCCATCGCAGCGCTCTGCGCGGAAGCGACCGGTGCAATGGATGTGCTGAACGCGTCGACGCTGGAATACACCAAGACCCGCAAGCAGTTCGGTGTGACGCTGGGGACCTTCCAGGTCCTGCAGCACCGGATGGTCGATATGTTCATCGCGCTGCAAGAAGCTACATCGCTGATGCAGCACCTGAACCTGACCGTCGCCGAGGGCGATCCGCAGGCATCGAAACTGGCGTCCGGCACGAAGTCAAAGGTCGGCGAGGCGGCGCGTTTCGTTGGCGAGCAGGCGATCCAGCTTCACGGCGGCATGGGTATGAGTGACGAGCTCAACGTCGGGCATTACTTCAAGCGCATCGCCGCAATCAATATCCAGTTCGGTGACCCGACTTACCATCTGCTTCGCTATGCGCGCGCGGCCTGA
- a CDS encoding SDR family oxidoreductase: protein MQKRNATVAVIGAGDFIGGEIAKKFAAEGFTVFVGRRQGEKLEPLMKEIRDAGGTVFGRSLDARKEEEMISFISDADKHAPLEVCIFNIGANVNFPIVETTERVFRKVWEMACYSGFLAGREAARVMLPRGKGAIFFTGATASLRGGSGFAAFASAKFGLRAVAQSIARELGPKNIHVAHLIIDSSVDTEWVRQLIANREGKEAIENLDPNRLMRPAAVAETYWQLYQQPRDAWTFETEIRPFGEKW from the coding sequence TTGCAGAAACGTAACGCGACCGTGGCCGTCATCGGCGCCGGAGACTTCATCGGCGGCGAGATCGCCAAGAAATTCGCAGCCGAAGGCTTCACTGTTTTCGTCGGCCGGCGTCAAGGCGAGAAGCTTGAACCTCTGATGAAGGAAATCCGCGATGCAGGCGGCACGGTGTTTGGCCGCTCGCTCGATGCGCGCAAGGAAGAGGAGATGATTTCCTTCATCTCCGATGCCGACAAGCATGCGCCATTGGAAGTCTGCATTTTCAACATCGGCGCCAACGTTAACTTCCCCATTGTGGAAACCACCGAGCGCGTATTCCGCAAGGTCTGGGAAATGGCTTGCTATTCGGGCTTCCTCGCTGGGCGCGAAGCCGCCCGCGTGATGCTGCCGCGCGGCAAGGGGGCCATCTTCTTCACCGGTGCGACGGCGAGCTTACGCGGTGGTTCGGGTTTCGCGGCATTCGCCAGCGCCAAGTTCGGCCTGCGTGCCGTTGCGCAGTCGATTGCGCGCGAATTGGGCCCGAAGAACATTCACGTCGCCCATCTTATCATCGACTCCAGCGTCGATACCGAGTGGGTGCGGCAGTTGATCGCCAACCGCGAAGGCAAGGAGGCGATCGAGAACCTCGATCCGAATCGTCTGATGCGTCCGGCGGCCGTCGCGGAAACCTACTGGCAGCTTTATCAGCAGCCCCGCGACGCCTGGACATTCGAGACCGAAATCCGCCCGTTCGGCGAGAAGTGGTAA
- a CDS encoding acetyl-CoA C-acyltransferase: MVDAVIVSTARTGIGKAYRGALNNTEGPTMAGHVMAEAVKRAGIDPGEVEDVVMGCAMQQGTMVMNVARKGAIRAGLPVTVAGTTIDRQCASGLQAIAVAARSVMLDGVEVAIGGGIESISLVQNDHMNKFHAVDDELMAMKPDMYMSMLETAEVVAARYNIPRDKQDEYSLECQRRTGAAIQGGRFNDEIVPFKTKMAVMDKETKQVSFKDVTLTKDEGPRPETTAEGLAAIKPVFEGKTISAGNASQLSDGASACVIMSDKVAAKKNLKPLGIFRGFVAAGVEPDEMGVGPVAAIPRLLKRHGLKIDDIDLWELNEAYAVQVIYCRDKLGIDPEKLNVNGGSISMGHPYGMTGARLAGHVLIEGRRRKAKYGVVTMCIGGGMGAAGLFEIVH; this comes from the coding sequence ATGGTCGATGCAGTTATCGTTTCCACCGCCCGCACCGGAATCGGCAAGGCCTATCGCGGCGCGCTCAACAACACCGAAGGCCCGACCATGGCGGGGCATGTCATGGCTGAGGCCGTGAAACGGGCCGGAATCGATCCGGGTGAGGTCGAGGACGTGGTGATGGGCTGCGCCATGCAGCAGGGCACCATGGTGATGAACGTCGCGCGCAAGGGTGCGATCCGCGCCGGGCTTCCGGTCACGGTCGCAGGCACCACGATCGACCGGCAGTGTGCGTCCGGTTTGCAGGCGATCGCGGTTGCCGCGCGTTCGGTGATGCTCGACGGGGTCGAGGTCGCAATCGGCGGCGGCATTGAATCGATCAGCCTCGTTCAGAACGACCACATGAACAAGTTTCATGCGGTCGATGACGAACTGATGGCGATGAAGCCCGACATGTACATGTCGATGCTGGAGACCGCGGAAGTCGTTGCGGCGCGTTACAACATTCCGCGTGACAAGCAGGATGAGTACAGCCTGGAGTGTCAGCGCCGGACCGGCGCTGCCATTCAGGGCGGCCGTTTCAACGACGAGATCGTGCCGTTCAAGACCAAAATGGCGGTGATGGACAAGGAGACCAAGCAGGTCTCGTTCAAGGACGTCACCCTGACCAAGGACGAGGGGCCGCGTCCAGAGACCACAGCCGAGGGGCTCGCCGCCATCAAGCCGGTGTTCGAAGGCAAGACCATCAGCGCCGGAAACGCCAGCCAGCTGTCGGATGGCGCTTCGGCTTGCGTCATCATGAGCGACAAGGTCGCCGCGAAGAAGAACCTCAAACCGCTCGGCATCTTCCGCGGTTTCGTTGCCGCGGGCGTCGAGCCAGACGAGATGGGCGTCGGTCCTGTTGCTGCTATTCCCCGTCTGCTGAAGCGGCACGGCCTCAAGATCGACGACATCGATCTGTGGGAGCTGAACGAAGCCTATGCCGTTCAGGTGATCTATTGCCGCGACAAGCTCGGGATCGACCCCGAGAAGCTCAACGTCAACGGCGGTTCGATCTCGATGGGGCATCCCTATGGCATGACGGGCGCGCGTCTGGCCGGTCACGTGTTGATCGAAGGGCGCCGCCGCAAGGCCAAATACGGTGTTGTAACCATGTGCATCGGCGGCGGCATGGGGGCCGCAGGTCTTTTCGAAATCGTCCACTAA
- a CDS encoding acyl-CoA dehydrogenase family protein, with product MELKLSREDAAFRDEVRAFIAENYPQEMRVPNPETDLTKEQSMLWHKILHKKGWIAPLWPKEYGGPGWSITQRFIFEQETTRAGTLPPLAFSVTMVGPVIYTFGNETQKKKYLPRILSGEDWWCQGYSEPGSGSDLASVRTKAVREGDHYIVNGHKTWTTLAQHADWIFCLVRTDPAAKPQSGISFLLIDMKTPGVTVRPIITIDGSHEVNDVFLENVRVPVENLIGEENKGWTYAKFLLGNERTSMAGIGRSTRYLNKLKTIVKTEIGEDDPAFGEFTKDIARVELDVLALEATELRVVAQMSRGIDPGPAASLFKIRGTEIFQRITDLTHRAIGNYGLALREHPVSANIFMPGPAEGHTAAEKYLNARKLSIYGGSNEIQRNIIAKAVLGL from the coding sequence ATGGAGCTGAAGCTTTCCAGGGAGGATGCGGCATTTCGCGATGAGGTGAGAGCCTTCATCGCGGAAAACTATCCGCAGGAAATGCGCGTGCCGAATCCGGAAACGGATCTGACGAAAGAGCAGTCGATGCTCTGGCACAAAATTCTCCACAAGAAAGGCTGGATCGCTCCGCTGTGGCCGAAGGAATACGGCGGCCCCGGCTGGTCGATCACGCAGCGCTTCATTTTCGAGCAGGAGACGACCCGCGCCGGGACGCTGCCGCCGCTGGCTTTCAGCGTGACGATGGTGGGGCCGGTTATCTACACTTTCGGCAACGAGACGCAGAAAAAGAAATATCTACCCCGGATTTTGTCGGGCGAGGACTGGTGGTGTCAGGGCTATTCCGAGCCGGGCTCCGGTTCCGATCTCGCTTCGGTCCGCACCAAGGCTGTGCGCGAGGGTGACCATTACATCGTCAATGGTCACAAGACCTGGACCACGCTGGCGCAGCATGCGGACTGGATCTTCTGTCTGGTGCGCACCGATCCCGCCGCCAAGCCACAGTCGGGCATCTCGTTCCTGCTGATCGATATGAAGACACCGGGCGTCACCGTGCGTCCGATCATCACCATCGATGGTTCGCATGAGGTCAACGACGTTTTCCTCGAGAACGTTCGTGTGCCGGTTGAAAATCTGATCGGCGAGGAAAACAAGGGTTGGACCTACGCGAAGTTCCTGCTGGGCAACGAGCGCACCAGCATGGCCGGGATCGGGCGTTCGACCCGCTACCTGAACAAGCTCAAGACCATCGTGAAGACCGAGATCGGCGAGGACGACCCGGCTTTCGGCGAGTTCACCAAGGACATCGCGCGGGTCGAACTCGATGTGCTGGCACTGGAAGCTACCGAGCTTCGGGTTGTCGCGCAGATGTCGCGCGGCATCGATCCGGGACCGGCGGCGTCGCTGTTCAAGATCAGGGGGACTGAAATCTTTCAGCGCATCACCGATCTGACGCACAGGGCTATCGGAAACTACGGACTTGCGCTGCGCGAGCATCCGGTCAGCGCCAATATCTTTATGCCAGGGCCTGCCGAAGGGCACACCGCGGCTGAGAAATATCTGAACGCGCGCAAGCTCAGCATTTACGGCGGATCGAACGAGATCCAGCGCAACATCATCGCAAAAGCGGTGCTCGGACTTTAA